A portion of the Glycine max cultivar Williams 82 chromosome 10, Glycine_max_v4.0, whole genome shotgun sequence genome contains these proteins:
- the LOC100802189 gene encoding uncharacterized protein isoform X1: protein MGCFMACFGLSNKRKRRKTIYKVLAGHQQKYGNYEVLAITEKSTIPDSDSRGRDEVKEQNSVKTKKKKVTFNLNVQVYEPNPTAYQILNNEEEENRNYAAETEGSATLPVKYPSNHRYYNSGDGYDEEDGMAYEDSDIEDYEYDWEDDNEFDDDEYDWDDDGSDGSLENDEAEVCNGNSKQKELSEPCYPSLAQDKIKNQMLDDAKLKSNLRGRDRSTGMHSVLIPVENLTQWKAIKTKVAPSSKHRRKENVPSKQHTSMPSVSEASLNFSPCSLESNALQSKPLLPEISVDASLSNWLVSPNYHVSSTTIHCQ, encoded by the exons ATGGGTTGTTTCATGGCATGTTTTGGTCTATCCAACAAAAGAAAGCGTAGAAAGACTATCTACAAAGTCCTAGCTGGACACCAA CAGAAATATGGAAATTATGAAGTTCTTGCCATAACAGAAAAATCCACTATCCCGGATTCTGATTCCAG agGAAGAGATGAAGTTAAGGAGCAGAATAGTGTTAAAACCAAGAAGAAGAAAGTTACCTTCAATTTGAATGTACAGGTATATGAGCCAAACCCCACTGCTTATCAGATATTGAAtaatgaggaagaagaaaataggAACTATGCTGCAGAAACAGAAGGATCTGCAACCTTGCCTGTGAAATACCCTTCTAATCACAGATATTACAATTCCGGAGATGGATATGATGAAGAAGATGGAATGGCATATGAAGATTCTGACATTGAAGATTATGAGTATGATTGGGAGGACGACAATGAATTTGATGATGATGAGTATGATTGGGATGATGATGGTAGTGATGGAAGTTTGGAAAATGATGAGGCTGAGGTATGTAATGGAAACTCTAAACAGAAAGAGTTGTCGGAGCCATGCTATCCTTCTCTGGcacaagataagataaagaaTCAGATGCTAGATGATGCTAAGCTGAAATCCAATTTACGTGGACGAGACAGAAGCACGGGCATGCATTCTGTTCTGATCCCCGTGGAGAATCTCACACAGTGGAAAGCAATCAAGACAAAAGTTGCACCATCAAGCAAGCACAGGAGGAAGGAGAATGTTCCATCAAAGCAACATACAAGCATGCCCTCAGTCTCTGAAGCAAGCTTGAATTTCTCACCTTGCAGCTTGGAATCAAATGCCCTTCAGTCCAAGCCTCTATTGCCAGAAATTTCAGTTGATGCTAGTCTTTCAAACTGGTTGGTTTCTCCTAATTATCATGTCTCCTCGACCACAATTCATTGCCAATGA
- the LOC100527114 gene encoding uncharacterized protein LOC100527114: MDTKKSTKDTNGCVNKPMALTMTLTVASLEGRKVEDRNKEDDSDSNSLLPLRKGGISRKSDKTYRKRKVQWNDRIGNKLVEVLEYEPSDVSDSEDEDDGGDPCICSIM, from the exons atggATACTAAGAAGTCAACCAAGGATACTAATGGTTGCGTCAACAAGCCTATGGCTCTGACTATGACTCTGACTGTGGCTTCTTTAGAGGGTAGAAAGGTTGAAGATCGCAATAAAGAAGATGATAGTGATTCCAATTCTTTGTTGCCACTGAGAAAAGGAGGAATTTCACGGAAATCGGATAAGACttataggaaaaggaaagtGCAGTGGAACGATAGGATAGGAAACAAGCTTGTTGAGGTTTTGGAATATGAGCCAAG TGATGTTAGTGACTCAGAGGATGAGGATGACGGTGGGGATCCTTGTATCTGTTCAATAATGTAG
- the LOC100802189 gene encoding uncharacterized protein isoform X2, with translation MGCFMACFGLSNKRKRRKTIYKVLAGHQKYGNYEVLAITEKSTIPDSDSRGRDEVKEQNSVKTKKKKVTFNLNVQVYEPNPTAYQILNNEEEENRNYAAETEGSATLPVKYPSNHRYYNSGDGYDEEDGMAYEDSDIEDYEYDWEDDNEFDDDEYDWDDDGSDGSLENDEAEVCNGNSKQKELSEPCYPSLAQDKIKNQMLDDAKLKSNLRGRDRSTGMHSVLIPVENLTQWKAIKTKVAPSSKHRRKENVPSKQHTSMPSVSEASLNFSPCSLESNALQSKPLLPEISVDASLSNWLVSPNYHVSSTTIHCQ, from the exons ATGGGTTGTTTCATGGCATGTTTTGGTCTATCCAACAAAAGAAAGCGTAGAAAGACTATCTACAAAGTCCTAGCTGGACACCAA AAATATGGAAATTATGAAGTTCTTGCCATAACAGAAAAATCCACTATCCCGGATTCTGATTCCAG agGAAGAGATGAAGTTAAGGAGCAGAATAGTGTTAAAACCAAGAAGAAGAAAGTTACCTTCAATTTGAATGTACAGGTATATGAGCCAAACCCCACTGCTTATCAGATATTGAAtaatgaggaagaagaaaataggAACTATGCTGCAGAAACAGAAGGATCTGCAACCTTGCCTGTGAAATACCCTTCTAATCACAGATATTACAATTCCGGAGATGGATATGATGAAGAAGATGGAATGGCATATGAAGATTCTGACATTGAAGATTATGAGTATGATTGGGAGGACGACAATGAATTTGATGATGATGAGTATGATTGGGATGATGATGGTAGTGATGGAAGTTTGGAAAATGATGAGGCTGAGGTATGTAATGGAAACTCTAAACAGAAAGAGTTGTCGGAGCCATGCTATCCTTCTCTGGcacaagataagataaagaaTCAGATGCTAGATGATGCTAAGCTGAAATCCAATTTACGTGGACGAGACAGAAGCACGGGCATGCATTCTGTTCTGATCCCCGTGGAGAATCTCACACAGTGGAAAGCAATCAAGACAAAAGTTGCACCATCAAGCAAGCACAGGAGGAAGGAGAATGTTCCATCAAAGCAACATACAAGCATGCCCTCAGTCTCTGAAGCAAGCTTGAATTTCTCACCTTGCAGCTTGGAATCAAATGCCCTTCAGTCCAAGCCTCTATTGCCAGAAATTTCAGTTGATGCTAGTCTTTCAAACTGGTTGGTTTCTCCTAATTATCATGTCTCCTCGACCACAATTCATTGCCAATGA